The region AAGAAGGGCGGTGCTCCCGCATGCTTTCCTTGCCCTGGACCCAACCGGTGCATTTCTCTGAACCAGGCTGGCGGACATCGTTGTCCGCCAGCCTGTTTTTCTCTGTCAATCCATTCCGCACCATCCTTTTCAAATAGTTTTCCATATGGCGAACTATGGTGATATAGTTCGCCATATGGAAAACTATTCAGCCTCACTCAACAACGTATTCCACGCACTGGCCGACCCTACCAGGCGATCGGTGATCGCCAGGCTGGGCAGCGGCCCGGCGTCGATAAAGGAACTGGCGGAACCGTTCGGCCTGGGGTTGCCCTCGTTCCTGAAGCACATCAAGGTTCTTGAAAGCAGCGGTCTTATCGCCTCGGAAAAAGCAGGGCGAGTGCGCACCTGCAAACTGAAGCGCGCCAACCTGATCGCTGCCCAAAAGTGGTTTGATGAACAACGCGCGGCCTGGGAAGGCCGATACGCAAATCTCGACAATTTACTGATTACTTTGAAAGGTGAAGAAGATGAAAACTGAGCTTCAATTTGACTTTGTGGTCGACCAGGAAAAAAGCACCATCACGATCAAACGAGAATTCGCCGGAAAACGCCAGCTAGTCTGGGACTGCCACACGAAGAGCGAACTGCTCGACCGCTGGTTTGCACCCAAACCGCTGACCACGAAAACCAAGTCCATGGATTTCCGCGAAGGCGGGCACTGGCACTACGCGATGGTGGAGCCGAACGGCCAGGAGTACTGGGGCCGGGTGGACTATCTGACCATTCACCCCATCGACAATTACACCTCGCTCGACGGTTTCAGCGACAGCACCGGCGCAGTGAATCCGGCATTGCCCAGGTCCAAATGGAACGTCAGTTTCTCGGATGCCAAGGCGCATACCCTGGTGGAGACAGTCGTCTCTTATTCGTCGCCCGAGGCGCTCCAGCAAGTCATCAACATGGGACTGAAAGAGGGTTTGGCCTCGACCCTGGAACGTCTGGACGAACTGCTTCTGGTTCTCAACTAAGCACTGGAAGAACCCCTTCGATACCCACGCATGTCGCCAGCAAAGGCGACATGCGCTGTCTACGCGGCAGGATGTTTTCAAAAACACATCTTTCCGATGCCTTGGCGCGACCAAATGCCGCAACCAAAGGCTGTGAACTTCGATTACGTGAATCTCGTCACTCCATCAGGGTAGAATCATTCTGAAATTCGACGTGTTGGGCTTTCAATCGACGAGATTCGCAAAGCATATGACGCAAACACAATCAGAAAAAATCTCCTTGTTCCTGCCCACGATGCCGGCGAGCGCCAGTGAACGCAAGCTGGCGACGGTGCTCATTGCCCTGTCAGCGGTTTTCTTTGTCGTCTGCATTCCGTTTGCCAAGACGCCGTTGGCGAAAGTGGACGCTTTCATTCCCATCTACGCGTCGGCGCTCTGCATCAACGATGCCATTACCTCATTGCTGCTGTTCGGGCAATTCGTCATCTTGCGCTCCAGGGCGATTCTGGTGCTGGCATTGGCTTATACCTTTACGGCGCTGATGACGGCCACGCATGCGCTGTCGTTTCCGGGTTTGTTTTCGCCGTCGGGATTGCTCAGCGGAGGGTCGCAGACCACGGTGTGGCTGTACATGTTCTGGCACGCAGGATTCCCGCTGTTCGTCATTGCCTATGCTTTGCTCAAGAATCGGGAGAACGTGCTTCCGACCGGCCGTTTCATCGCCCTGGGCCTTGGCGGCGTATTTTTTCTGGTATGCGCTTTGGCGTATCTGGGGACGGCGGGCCACGATTATCTGCCCGTGCTTTTATCCGAGGGAAAATACACTCCTGCACTGACCGTCACCGTGTTTTGCATCGGCGGCCTGTCCTTGACGGCACTCTTGCTGCTTTGGCGCAGGCGATCTTTTTCGGTGCTGGATTTATGGCTACTGGTGGTGGTCTGCGCCTGGCTGTTCGACGTCGGCCTGTCAACGATATTCAATGCCAAGAGATTCGATCTCGGTTTCTATGCCGGCCGCCTTTACGGGCTGCTGGCGGCCAGCTTCGTTCTGGGCATGCTGTTGCTTGAGAACAGCAATCTGTATGCGAAACTGGTCAGCATGCATGAACAGCAGCGGCGTAAAACGGCCGAGCTGGAGATATTGAATCGTGATCTGGAGTCATTCGGCTATTCGGTTTCTCACGACTTGCGGAGCCCCTTGCGGGTCGTCGGCGAGTTCGCACGGATCCTGGATGACGAATATGCCGGCGTGCTCGATGACGAGGGGCGACGCTTCGTTTCCATCATCAGAAAAAGCAGCGGCAAGATGATTTCCCTGGTGGAGGATCTGCTGGCGTTCTCGAAGATGGGGCAGCAGCCCCTGAGTATGGAAAGCGTGAATTCCGATTTGCTGGTTGGTGAAATTGTTCAGGATTTCAAGTCGGCGAATCCACAACGCCATATCCGGTTCGACATCGTTCCGCTGCCTGCCGCCCTGGCCGAGGGGAAGATCCTGCGCCAGGTGTGGTGGAACCTGATTGAAAACGCGATCAAATATTCCCGGACAAGAGACATTTCCATCATCACCATCGGCTATAAGGAAAGCACCCCGCCGGTCTACTTCGTGAAAGACAACGGCGTGGGCTTTGACATGGCGTACGCCCACAAATTGTTTGGCGTCTTCCAGCGTCTTCACAGCAGCCAGGAATTTGAAGGGACGGGCGTCGGCCTTGCCATCGTGGAGCGCATCGTCACCAAGCATGGCGGGAAGATATGGGCTGAATCGACGATCGGTGTCGGCACAACCTTTTATTTCACGCTGGCGCCGGATTTGCCCGCGGGCATCGGGGCTTGAGCACTCCTGACGAGCAGTCAGTTGCGCGAAGGGGAGACTGACACGGAACCGGAACCGGAAGACCGCGGCGCGGTGGCCGGTTCCGCCGGGGTGGTACAGATATCCCACAGCGACACCGGAATCCGGCCTATGTCTTTGGCAAAGACGAAGGTCACCCCGATCAGGAGTATGCCGGCGGCGAGCAGGAGCAGCATGACTTGCAGGTTCGACAGGCTGAAGCCGGAGTGGCTGGGGTCTTTGCTGTGGTTTGACATGATGGCGATGGAATGCGGGAAACCGAAGTATAAAAAAATTCGCGGCGCTGCGCTTGCGTCAAATTGTCACACCCCGCGGTCACGCTCAGTCGCGCTCAGTCGTGCATAGTCGCCGCTTCAGTACGGCAGCCCGGAAGCCGGTATGCCGCTGGCGTAAAATGACGCCATGAACACCCCGCAACATCTGAGTTTTCGCACCTATGGCGCTGATGGCCCGTTGCATAGCCACGACCATGTGCAGATCGTCCTGCCGATGCTGGGCGAGATGGAAATTGAAGTCGACGGCCGCGGCAATATGCTCGACGTCACCCGTGCGGCCTTTGTTGCGCCCGACATCAGCCACGCGCAGTCGGCGCAAGGTCCGAATCGGTTCCTGATCCTCGATTGCAAGCTGTCCGACATCGGCGCCGATGCCGCCGAACGCCTGCGCCGCCAGACCTTCCTGCCGGTTCCTGCCGCGGTGCGGCGGCTGGCCGAGTTTATCGATCTGAGCCTCGACCTGAGCCGCAGCGGCACCGCCGGACTGGTGCTGCCGGAATCGGTGGTGCGTCATTGCACGCCGCTGTTGCTGGAAGCATTGACCGCGATGCCGCAACGGCAATCGCGCTTGCACGGCTTGCTGCTGCGCATCGACGCCGCGCCGGGACAAGCCTGGACTGCAGCGCGGATGGCGCGTGTGGCGAACCTCAGCGTGAGCCGCCTGCATGCCTTGTTCAAGAGCGAACTCGGCCGCACGCCGCAGGAGTGGTTGTCGGACGTGCGCCTGCGTTTTGTGCAGGATGCGCTGGCCGGCTCGGATGTGCCGGTGGCGGAACTGGCGTTGCGTGCCGGCTATTCCGACCAGAGCGCCTTGACGCGCGCCATGCGCCGCACCACCGGCATGACGCCTGCCGCATATCGCCGCGAGCATCGATAGTTTCCAATTGCAATAGCCTCAGCCCAATTTTGAAGAGCCGCAGTCAAGACGCGCGCCGCCGCTTTGCCTATCCTGCCTGGCAGTGAATCGAACAAGGCGGAACATGAAAAGCAATATCTCGGCCGGTGTCGGCAACGGTATCGCGGCGGGGGCGTTCTGGGGGCTGGTGTTCCTGGCGCCGCAGGTGCTCGGCAGTTTCAGCGCATTGCAATTGTCGGCGGCGCGCTATCTCGCTTACGGCGTCGTCGCCATGATGCTGCTGGCGCCACGCTGGCGCGCCCTGGCGGGACGGCTCGGCCGCGCCGAATGGCTGGCGCTGGCGTATCTGAGCCTGCTCGGCAACATCCTGTATTACCTCTTCCTCGCCAGCGCCGTGCAATGGGCGGGCGGCGCGTCGACCTCGCTGATCATCGGCCTGCTGCCGGTGGTGGTGACGCTGGCGGGGGCGCGCGACGAGGGAGCGCTCAAGTTGTCGTCGCTGATGGCGCCGCTGGCGCTGTGCCTGCTCGGGGTCGGCCTGGTCGGCGTGCAGGCGCTGTCGGCGGAGCACGCCACGACGGATCTGGCCACACGCGCGGCCGGCTTGCTGTGCGCGTTCGGCGCACTGGCGTCGTGGTCGGTCTATTCGGTGCGCAACAGCCGCTGGCTGGCGCGCCGGCCCGACATCTCATCGCACGACTGGTCGTTGCTGACCGGCATCGTCACCGGTGCGCTGGCCTTGCTGCTGGTAGTACCGGCGTTCTCGCACGGCACGAACGGGCATGACGGCAGCGATTGGCTGCGCTTCTGGGCAGTGGCGGCGGCCGTGGCGATTTTCGCCTCGGTGGTGGGGAATGCCTTCTGGAATCGCGCCAGCCGTCTCTTGCCGCTGACGCTGACCGGGCAGATGATCATCTTCGAGACGCTGTTTGCGCTGCTGTACGGTTTCCTGTGGGAACAACGCTGGCCGACGCGGCTGGAAGTGCTGGCGATCGTCTGCCTGGTGAGCGGGGTACTGTGGTGCGCGTCGCTGCATCGCGGCCACGGAGGAACAGCGGAAGCATCGGCCCAGGCATGAAGATCGCTGGCGCGAAGGCGGCGGCAACTGATACCATCGAAGCTATCCAAGCTGCGATATAAAGAACAGGGCTCATTTCATTCTGCGCTCTGAATAGTTGCCACGTGAATACTTCGACTCCATGCCCAATTTCATCGACCCCACCGATTTCGAAGCGCTGAAACAGGACGACGCGCTGCCGTCGCCGAGCGGCGTTCGTCTCAACATCATGCGCATGTGCCGCCAAGAGGATGTTTCCCTGGTCGATCTGGTCACGCAGATCCAGGCCGATCCGGTGCTGGGCGGCCGCATCATCAAGATCGGTAATGGCGCCTCGGTCAACAAGGGGCGTCCCATCGTCGCCATCAGCAAGGACGTGTTGCTGATGATCGGACTGGATGCGGTGCGCCAGCTGGCGCTGGCGATTTCGTTGACCACCGAACGCCGCGACAGCAACTGCGCCGGATTCGACTACGCCACGTTCTGGGCGCGCACGGTCGCCATGGCCTGCGCTGCTCAAGCGCTGGCCGAATACTACGGCGAGGCGCCGCCGACCGAAATGTTCGCCAGCGGCCTGCTGGCCAATATCGGCAGCCTTGGCCTGGCGGCGGCGCGTCCGGC is a window of Herbaspirillum hiltneri N3 DNA encoding:
- a CDS encoding HDOD domain-containing protein, giving the protein MPNFIDPTDFEALKQDDALPSPSGVRLNIMRMCRQEDVSLVDLVTQIQADPVLGGRIIKIGNGASVNKGRPIVAISKDVLLMIGLDAVRQLALAISLTTERRDSNCAGFDYATFWARTVAMACAAQALAEYYGEAPPTEMFASGLLANIGSLGLAAARPAEYAGALASVTDDDSSDAKLRDAEQAAFGYTHLDLAASMMQDWSIPRLFCEAVLHHKAPSQSGLDDESRQLRLAQMLHVAGAIADYCVAPENARVPALQALLDAGAPLNGEIDHVSALCDRVGRDWVEWSSMVGIAAQALPPTRDVLAQLREQSGQ
- a CDS encoding MASE4 domain-containing protein: MTQTQSEKISLFLPTMPASASERKLATVLIALSAVFFVVCIPFAKTPLAKVDAFIPIYASALCINDAITSLLLFGQFVILRSRAILVLALAYTFTALMTATHALSFPGLFSPSGLLSGGSQTTVWLYMFWHAGFPLFVIAYALLKNRENVLPTGRFIALGLGGVFFLVCALAYLGTAGHDYLPVLLSEGKYTPALTVTVFCIGGLSLTALLLLWRRRSFSVLDLWLLVVVCAWLFDVGLSTIFNAKRFDLGFYAGRLYGLLAASFVLGMLLLENSNLYAKLVSMHEQQRRKTAELEILNRDLESFGYSVSHDLRSPLRVVGEFARILDDEYAGVLDDEGRRFVSIIRKSSGKMISLVEDLLAFSKMGQQPLSMESVNSDLLVGEIVQDFKSANPQRHIRFDIVPLPAALAEGKILRQVWWNLIENAIKYSRTRDISIITIGYKESTPPVYFVKDNGVGFDMAYAHKLFGVFQRLHSSQEFEGTGVGLAIVERIVTKHGGKIWAESTIGVGTTFYFTLAPDLPAGIGA
- a CDS encoding DMT family transporter, with product MKSNISAGVGNGIAAGAFWGLVFLAPQVLGSFSALQLSAARYLAYGVVAMMLLAPRWRALAGRLGRAEWLALAYLSLLGNILYYLFLASAVQWAGGASTSLIIGLLPVVVTLAGARDEGALKLSSLMAPLALCLLGVGLVGVQALSAEHATTDLATRAAGLLCAFGALASWSVYSVRNSRWLARRPDISSHDWSLLTGIVTGALALLLVVPAFSHGTNGHDGSDWLRFWAVAAAVAIFASVVGNAFWNRASRLLPLTLTGQMIIFETLFALLYGFLWEQRWPTRLEVLAIVCLVSGVLWCASLHRGHGGTAEASAQA
- a CDS encoding helix-turn-helix transcriptional regulator; this translates as MNTPQHLSFRTYGADGPLHSHDHVQIVLPMLGEMEIEVDGRGNMLDVTRAAFVAPDISHAQSAQGPNRFLILDCKLSDIGADAAERLRRQTFLPVPAAVRRLAEFIDLSLDLSRSGTAGLVLPESVVRHCTPLLLEALTAMPQRQSRLHGLLLRIDAAPGQAWTAARMARVANLSVSRLHALFKSELGRTPQEWLSDVRLRFVQDALAGSDVPVAELALRAGYSDQSALTRAMRRTTGMTPAAYRREHR
- a CDS encoding SRPBCC family protein, whose amino-acid sequence is MKTELQFDFVVDQEKSTITIKREFAGKRQLVWDCHTKSELLDRWFAPKPLTTKTKSMDFREGGHWHYAMVEPNGQEYWGRVDYLTIHPIDNYTSLDGFSDSTGAVNPALPRSKWNVSFSDAKAHTLVETVVSYSSPEALQQVINMGLKEGLASTLERLDELLLVLN
- a CDS encoding ArsR/SmtB family transcription factor codes for the protein MENYSASLNNVFHALADPTRRSVIARLGSGPASIKELAEPFGLGLPSFLKHIKVLESSGLIASEKAGRVRTCKLKRANLIAAQKWFDEQRAAWEGRYANLDNLLITLKGEEDEN